From Methanocorpusculum sp., the proteins below share one genomic window:
- a CDS encoding class I adenylate-forming enzyme family protein — translation MTLDYSEENKRSLYEGLLYGFNRAGESSPAVAYYGRHISFKQFMDEVHAISAALVKHGVKKGDHVTIFLPNIPQGVLAIYAVNRIGAICNMVHPLSPQEDIDSALKLTESKVVLACEINEGLLSGKNIEVIRCRTSGYFPSNLKGFVLDKGFRFVMRKYPKVQNVAKITLWNDLLAEGKKLIKSGFTLPADDVKPDDTAVIMYTGGTTGDSKGVMLSNYAVNFISIQLLIDIGDGKTDVGDGFLAILPIFHAFGLAVSVHAPLISGMKTVLVPRFDPKGCAQQIFSEDVLFLPGVPALFERMYPYFEDKDLSRMKLMVSGGDRVSEELANKYNVLLKKSHADILFRTGYGLTEACGACSLVGNEYDKLPTGCVGTPVTGTRVCVVKPGTTEVVPDGEEGELCFIGPSVMKGYYKNEEATKDMLRLHDDGIVWLHTGDLVVIRKDGNICFRSRFKRLVKVNGYNVYPTLIEEAMQGHPDIKQVCAVATPWKLDRKIKLYVVPEKPLGSFDAAEEEKILIDYAKEQMNRWSVPVKVEFVSELPMTKFNKVDYRLLEKQELSRANEKKQAE, via the coding sequence TTGACATTAGACTACTCTGAAGAAAATAAACGTTCGCTGTATGAAGGACTTCTTTATGGTTTCAACCGGGCGGGTGAGAGTTCACCTGCAGTTGCATATTATGGAAGACACATTTCATTCAAACAGTTCATGGATGAAGTCCATGCGATTTCAGCGGCCCTGGTAAAACACGGTGTAAAAAAAGGAGATCATGTCACCATTTTCCTCCCGAACATTCCTCAGGGAGTTCTCGCTATCTATGCTGTCAACCGGATCGGCGCAATATGCAATATGGTCCATCCCTTATCCCCTCAGGAAGATATCGACTCCGCCCTCAAACTCACAGAGAGCAAAGTAGTTCTCGCCTGTGAGATCAACGAGGGTCTCCTTTCCGGGAAAAATATCGAGGTCATCCGCTGCAGAACCTCAGGATACTTCCCGTCAAATCTGAAAGGATTTGTTCTGGACAAAGGATTCCGGTTTGTCATGCGCAAATATCCGAAAGTGCAGAACGTCGCGAAGATCACTCTTTGGAACGATCTCCTTGCTGAAGGAAAGAAGCTGATCAAATCAGGTTTCACGCTCCCCGCAGATGATGTGAAGCCGGATGATACCGCGGTGATAATGTACACCGGCGGAACGACGGGTGATTCAAAGGGTGTCATGCTCTCGAATTATGCGGTAAATTTCATCTCTATCCAGCTTCTGATCGACATAGGTGACGGCAAAACCGATGTGGGTGACGGATTTCTTGCGATCCTCCCGATATTCCACGCCTTTGGTCTGGCCGTATCCGTTCATGCGCCGCTTATCTCCGGAATGAAAACCGTTCTTGTACCCAGATTCGATCCGAAAGGATGTGCCCAGCAGATATTTTCCGAGGATGTTCTTTTCCTTCCGGGCGTGCCGGCACTTTTCGAACGCATGTATCCCTACTTTGAAGATAAAGATCTCTCGAGGATGAAACTCATGGTCAGCGGAGGTGACCGCGTCTCCGAAGAACTGGCAAATAAGTATAATGTTCTTTTGAAGAAGTCCCATGCTGATATCCTTTTCAGGACCGGTTATGGTCTGACAGAGGCCTGCGGTGCCTGTTCCCTTGTTGGAAACGAGTATGATAAACTTCCGACGGGCTGCGTCGGGACCCCGGTCACCGGAACAAGAGTATGTGTGGTAAAACCCGGTACGACCGAGGTCGTACCTGACGGCGAGGAAGGCGAACTTTGTTTCATTGGTCCCTCGGTTATGAAGGGATATTACAAGAACGAAGAAGCCACAAAGGACATGCTTCGTCTCCACGATGATGGAATCGTCTGGCTCCACACCGGCGATCTCGTTGTGATCAGAAAGGATGGGAACATCTGTTTCCGTTCCCGGTTTAAGAGGCTCGTGAAGGTGAATGGGTATAATGTCTATCCGACACTCATCGAGGAAGCGATGCAGGGCCACCCTGATATCAAACAGGTCTGCGCCGTTGCAACTCCCTGGAAGCTGGACCGGAAGATCAAACTGTATGTTGTTCCGGAAAAGCCGCTCGGCTCCTTTGATGCGGCAGAAGAGGAGAAGATCTTGATCGATTATGCCAAAGAGCAGATGAACCGCTGGAGTGTCCCGGTCAAAGTGGAATTCGTTTCTGAACTTCCCATGACGAAGTTTAACAAGGTGGATTACCGTCTTTTGGAAAAACAGGAACTTTCACGGGCAAACGAAAAAAAGCAGGCTGAGTAA
- a CDS encoding class I adenylate-forming enzyme family protein, translated as MSRPVYRNDAKTELEYSDETKQSLYSMFNYGVEHAGREAVAIQYFDNRVSYGELYDLVQTCAAGFLEHGVKKGDFVTLFLPNIPQCVIAVYALNRIGAICNMVHPLSPLSELENAINLTDSKLILTFELNEGLAAGMDVDIIRCRTPGYFPAGLKGFVMKTVYTHSVRKSAKASARVTEWTDLLAEGEKRLLSKPLPPSDVKADDTAVIMYTGGTTGPAKGVMISNWSVNYVTTRLLLENVTHTAHIGDGFLAILPLFHAFGLAVCIQAPLSSGMRVMLSPRFNDKECSKLLLKEKVAYVIGVPAMYERMYPHLKGHDLSFMKHVVCGGDWVSHDLAYRYNDILGKDKGGAEFRPGYGLTEACGTCSLTRNQYHAFPEGCVGIPVEGTDICLVKPGTCEPVPEGEEGELCILSPSLMKGYYKNSEATSDVLKLHPDGNIWLHTGDIFAIGEEGNLCFRSRIKRLVKVNGYNVYPPLIEAAFEGCPIVAKACAVGFKWRDDRRIKLFVTLKRKMDHAEAEKQILAYANEHLNHWSVPKAVVILDEMPMTKMNKLDYMALQDRE; from the coding sequence ATGTCACGTCCTGTATATAGAAACGATGCAAAAACGGAACTGGAGTATTCGGATGAGACAAAACAGTCCCTGTATTCCATGTTCAACTATGGTGTGGAACATGCCGGCCGTGAGGCTGTGGCCATTCAATATTTCGATAACAGGGTCTCATACGGGGAACTGTATGACCTTGTCCAAACCTGTGCCGCAGGCTTTCTTGAGCACGGCGTAAAAAAAGGAGACTTTGTCACCCTTTTTCTCCCGAATATCCCGCAGTGCGTAATTGCAGTTTACGCTCTTAACAGAATTGGTGCAATATGCAATATGGTCCACCCTCTCTCACCCTTATCTGAGCTGGAGAACGCGATCAACCTCACGGACAGTAAACTCATCCTCACCTTTGAGCTGAACGAAGGTCTTGCAGCCGGCATGGATGTCGATATCATCCGGTGCAGGACACCCGGCTACTTCCCCGCGGGTCTCAAAGGATTTGTGATGAAGACCGTGTACACCCACTCTGTCCGGAAATCAGCGAAGGCATCGGCACGGGTCACCGAGTGGACGGATCTTCTCGCAGAAGGTGAAAAGAGGCTTCTCTCAAAGCCGCTCCCTCCCTCTGATGTGAAAGCAGACGACACGGCAGTCATCATGTACACCGGGGGAACGACCGGACCCGCGAAAGGCGTCATGATCTCGAACTGGTCGGTGAATTATGTCACGACGCGTCTTCTTCTGGAGAACGTCACGCACACCGCCCATATAGGGGACGGATTTCTCGCGATCCTTCCGCTGTTCCATGCATTTGGTCTTGCTGTCTGTATCCAGGCCCCGCTTTCGTCAGGGATGCGGGTCATGCTTTCTCCCCGTTTCAATGATAAAGAGTGCAGTAAACTTCTCCTGAAGGAGAAGGTCGCCTATGTGATCGGCGTGCCCGCCATGTATGAGCGGATGTATCCCCATCTGAAAGGACACGACCTTTCCTTCATGAAACATGTGGTCTGCGGAGGCGACTGGGTGAGTCATGATCTCGCATACCGGTATAATGATATTTTAGGTAAGGACAAGGGCGGTGCGGAGTTCCGTCCAGGCTACGGTCTTACCGAAGCCTGCGGAACGTGTTCTCTTACCCGAAATCAGTATCATGCTTTTCCCGAAGGGTGTGTGGGGATCCCAGTCGAAGGAACGGACATATGCCTTGTGAAACCTGGGACCTGTGAGCCTGTTCCTGAGGGTGAAGAAGGAGAGCTGTGCATCCTGAGTCCTTCGCTGATGAAAGGGTATTATAAAAATTCGGAGGCGACGAGTGACGTTCTCAAACTCCATCCGGACGGAAACATTTGGCTCCATACCGGCGATATATTCGCCATCGGCGAAGAGGGCAATCTCTGTTTCAGATCACGTATCAAGCGTCTGGTTAAAGTGAACGGATATAATGTCTATCCTCCTCTGATCGAGGCGGCGTTCGAGGGCTGTCCGATCGTGGCAAAAGCTTGTGCAGTCGGATTTAAGTGGCGGGATGACCGGCGGATCAAACTCTTTGTGACGCTTAAGCGGAAGATGGATCATGCTGAAGCAGAAAAGCAGATCCTTGCCTATGCAAACGAGCACCTGAATCACTGGAGTGTTCCAAAGGCGGTCGTCATTCTTGACGAGATGCCGATGACAAAAATGAATAAACTCGACTATATGGCTCTGCAGGACAGAGAATAA
- a CDS encoding class I adenylate-forming enzyme family protein — protein sequence MSTRIYRNDSITKLEYTDETKRSLYTMLTYGGTHAGPEATAIQYYNNHISYPSLMDQVHACAAGFILHGVKKGDFVTIFLPNIPQSVIAAYAINRIGAICNLVHPLSTGDELRYAVELTESKVVLTFELNEEHCSDLNVEVIRCKTPAYFPSGIKGRIMKTVYNHTVRHAKKTTGKASEWDALLAEGRESLKTTPLPPHDVRAEDTAVIMYTGGTTGPSKGVMLSNSAENYLATELISDYVQGNPHIGDGFLAVLPIFHAFGLTVCIHTPLASGMRVLLCPKFDAKECAGLIVKEKMAFLCGVPAMYERMYPYLKGKDLSCVKHLVCGGDRVTLDLAYRYNDILGREHGGAEFRPGYGLTEAGGACVITDVHYASLYEGGVGVPFKGTEICVVVPGTTDVLPNTEEGELCMIGPAVMTGYYKNPEETAAVLRKHADGRVWLHTGDIVSIGEGDNINFRCRYKRLVKVNGYNVYPLMIEAVMEKCPVISQSCAMGIPWKADTRIKLYVTLSKKMDPEAAIKDIIAFAKANLNHWSVPVSISILDKMPLTKMNKTDYKALEKHE from the coding sequence ATGTCAACCCGCATATATAGAAATGATTCCATCACCAAACTCGAGTATACGGATGAGACGAAGAGATCTCTCTATACCATGCTCACCTACGGTGGAACCCATGCAGGACCCGAAGCGACCGCTATTCAATATTATAATAATCATATAAGCTATCCAAGTCTGATGGACCAGGTACATGCCTGTGCTGCAGGATTTATCCTTCACGGAGTGAAGAAAGGCGATTTTGTCACGATCTTTCTCCCCAATATCCCCCAGAGTGTGATCGCAGCTTATGCAATAAACAGAATAGGTGCGATCTGCAACCTTGTTCATCCGTTGTCAACCGGGGATGAACTGCGTTATGCGGTGGAGCTTACCGAATCAAAGGTCGTTTTGACCTTCGAACTCAACGAAGAGCACTGTTCCGATCTCAATGTAGAGGTCATCCGCTGTAAAACTCCGGCATACTTCCCTTCAGGCATAAAAGGGCGGATCATGAAAACGGTTTACAACCACACGGTTCGTCATGCCAAAAAAACCACTGGAAAAGCAAGTGAATGGGATGCGCTTCTTGCTGAAGGCCGCGAGTCCCTGAAAACCACGCCTCTCCCGCCGCACGATGTACGGGCCGAGGACACTGCCGTTATCATGTACACCGGAGGAACGACCGGTCCCTCGAAAGGTGTGATGCTTTCCAATTCCGCCGAAAATTATCTGGCAACCGAGCTCATCTCTGACTATGTTCAAGGCAATCCTCACATCGGCGACGGGTTCCTTGCCGTCCTTCCGATCTTCCATGCGTTTGGTTTGACCGTCTGTATCCATACGCCGCTTGCATCAGGAATGCGGGTCCTTCTTTGTCCAAAATTCGATGCAAAAGAGTGCGCGGGTCTCATCGTCAAAGAAAAGATGGCATTTCTCTGCGGTGTTCCTGCGATGTATGAACGGATGTATCCGTATCTCAAAGGTAAGGATCTCTCCTGCGTCAAGCATCTGGTCTGCGGGGGAGACCGGGTCACCCTCGATCTCGCCTACCGGTATAACGATATTCTTGGCAGAGAACACGGCGGTGCAGAGTTCCGTCCCGGCTATGGTCTGACCGAAGCCGGAGGGGCCTGCGTCATTACTGATGTTCATTATGCCTCATTATATGAGGGCGGCGTCGGTGTTCCGTTCAAAGGAACCGAGATCTGCGTTGTCGTGCCCGGCACTACTGATGTCCTGCCAAACACCGAAGAAGGAGAGCTGTGTATGATCGGACCGGCCGTCATGACCGGATACTACAAAAATCCGGAAGAGACAGCTGCCGTTCTCCGTAAGCATGCAGACGGCCGTGTCTGGCTCCACACCGGGGACATCGTCTCTATCGGTGAAGGGGACAACATCAATTTCCGGTGCAGGTATAAGCGGCTGGTCAAAGTTAACGGCTACAATGTCTATCCGCTCATGATCGAGGCTGTCATGGAAAAATGCCCCGTCATCTCCCAGTCGTGCGCCATGGGGATCCCATGGAAGGCCGACACACGAATCAAACTCTATGTCACTCTTTCGAAAAAGATGGATCCTGAGGCTGCAATAAAAGACATCATCGCCTTTGCGAAAGCGAATCTGAATCACTGGAGTGTTCCTGTCTCGATTTCGATCCTGGATAAAATGCCTCTTACCAAAATGAATAAAACAGATTATAAAGCACTCGAAAAACACGAGTAA
- a CDS encoding HDIG domain-containing metalloprotein, producing the protein MEKTEALILLKQHITSPSLLGHCLSTAAVMKGLATELGEDAVLWETIGILHDIDFEEIHEDMEKHGIIGYEILWLAGVGDEIALPIKRHNHMIFGSDYTTPVEICLQVADSVSGLIVACAHVKGGNITDVSVKTVTKKYKTPSFAAGCDRKRIALGDALIPRERMYEIAINEITAIKDELGLN; encoded by the coding sequence ATGGAAAAAACCGAGGCACTCATACTCCTCAAACAACACATCACCTCCCCCTCACTTTTGGGTCACTGTCTCTCGACTGCGGCCGTAATGAAAGGTTTGGCAACTGAGTTGGGAGAAGACGCTGTCCTTTGGGAAACAATAGGCATCCTTCACGATATCGACTTTGAAGAAATACACGAAGATATGGAAAAGCACGGGATCATCGGATATGAGATCCTCTGGCTCGCAGGCGTCGGGGACGAGATTGCTCTCCCGATAAAGCGTCATAATCACATGATATTCGGTTCAGACTACACAACGCCTGTCGAGATATGTCTTCAGGTCGCTGACAGCGTGTCCGGTCTGATCGTCGCCTGCGCACATGTCAAAGGGGGAAATATCACTGACGTGTCGGTGAAGACGGTCACGAAGAAATACAAGACCCCTTCGTTCGCTGCAGGATGCGACAGAAAGAGGATCGCGCTTGGCGATGCCCTCATACCGAGGGAACGGATGTATGAGATCGCCATCAATGAGATCACCGCAATAAAAGACGAACTGGGGCTGAACTAA
- a CDS encoding thiamine-phosphate synthase family protein — protein sequence MSAQAQSSVLRELQKAHGKILDVSRYIIPRDDLAIAYATVNSTDQKGVAIARGTSVGFGVDEPIVRTLLTVRRFDPSIRSAACIRYEDDILQTTIETLRDVEVYDPEKYPVGISTMDWGIASICRKGVPLAIACAESSRGPGRIYLLGTTPDEVANRILIISQRLTYIDI from the coding sequence ATGTCTGCTCAAGCTCAGTCATCTGTTCTTCGCGAGCTCCAGAAAGCCCACGGAAAAATCCTCGATGTCTCGCGCTATATCATTCCGAGAGATGACCTTGCGATCGCCTATGCGACGGTCAATTCTACCGACCAGAAAGGTGTGGCGATCGCCCGGGGAACGAGTGTCGGTTTCGGTGTTGATGAGCCGATCGTTCGGACCCTTCTTACGGTCCGGCGCTTTGACCCAAGCATTCGTTCCGCTGCATGCATCCGGTATGAAGATGATATCCTTCAAACCACGATCGAAACACTGCGGGACGTTGAAGTGTATGACCCGGAAAAGTATCCGGTAGGCATTTCGACTATGGACTGGGGTATTGCTTCTATCTGCAGAAAAGGTGTCCCGCTTGCTATCGCCTGTGCTGAATCCTCCCGCGGACCCGGCAGGATATACCTTCTTGGGACCACTCCGGATGAAGTCGCAAACAGAATACTTATCATATCTCAACGTCTTACATATATAGACATCTGA
- a CDS encoding 30S ribosomal protein S17e, with translation MGIKPSYIKSMGIALLEQHGKSFNGNFDDNKRVVSEITTIESKMIRNRVAGYVTRKVNTTPVRR, from the coding sequence ATGGGAATCAAGCCAAGTTATATCAAATCAATGGGCATCGCCCTTCTCGAACAGCACGGAAAAAGCTTCAATGGCAACTTTGATGACAACAAGAGAGTTGTTTCTGAAATTACCACTATTGAGAGCAAAATGATCCGTAACCGGGTCGCAGGTTACGTTACCCGCAAGGTTAACACCACTCCCGTACGCCGGTAA
- a CDS encoding MBL fold metallo-hydrolase yields the protein MFSFTDEERDHFLNCADGILQSHSKEEPEKIISAISGYADLIAKSKGTGYTPKISKQAIGDVQVTRIEPPCGSNTYILETPAGFLVIDSGFPCYAEELKQTVLSLYPKFPEKKTELLITHIDMDHMGAMDLFDCVYLNATSLENFTREKTGVPNYRVKNPTRAPFYEMVVMLTKYTTPSLANISLLDSVKPDHSLPLSHIGDLKAAGLTFSIYEGYGGHVEGSMIFLENDLGLIFTGDILINPDGFTPEQLRSNRYPAILAGGSVNEDSKKAAAERYAAYEMMQGRRWTICPGHGDVFQL from the coding sequence ATGTTTTCCTTTACAGACGAAGAGAGAGACCATTTTCTCAATTGTGCCGATGGTATTCTCCAGTCTCACAGTAAAGAGGAGCCGGAAAAAATAATCTCTGCTATCAGCGGGTATGCAGATCTCATAGCAAAAAGCAAAGGAACAGGCTACACTCCCAAAATCTCAAAACAGGCGATCGGGGATGTTCAGGTCACAAGGATCGAACCGCCCTGCGGAAGCAACACCTACATCCTGGAAACACCTGCAGGATTTCTGGTGATCGACAGCGGTTTTCCCTGTTATGCTGAAGAGCTGAAGCAGACGGTCCTCTCGCTCTACCCCAAATTTCCCGAGAAGAAAACCGAACTTCTTATCACCCACATCGATATGGACCATATGGGAGCGATGGATCTTTTTGACTGCGTGTATCTGAATGCAACCAGTCTGGAGAACTTCACGCGGGAAAAGACCGGCGTTCCAAACTACCGGGTCAAGAATCCGACTCGTGCTCCGTTTTACGAGATGGTGGTGATGCTGACCAAATATACAACACCATCTTTAGCAAACATCAGCCTCCTGGACTCGGTCAAACCCGATCACTCGCTCCCTCTCTCACATATCGGCGACCTGAAAGCAGCAGGCCTCACCTTTTCGATCTACGAAGGTTATGGCGGTCACGTGGAAGGTTCGATGATCTTTCTCGAAAATGATCTTGGTCTCATCTTCACCGGCGATATTCTGATAAATCCGGATGGCTTCACGCCCGAACAGCTGAGAAGCAATCGATACCCTGCTATTCTTGCCGGCGGCAGTGTGAACGAAGATTCGAAAAAAGCGGCAGCAGAGCGTTATGCGGCATATGAAATGATGCAGGGAAGACGGTGGACGATCTGCCCGGGGCACGGAGATGTTTTCCAGCTCTGA
- a CDS encoding V-type ATP synthase subunit D: MALNVKPTRSELIALKKRIKLSERGHKLLKMKRDGLILEFFKVLAEAKDLKNQLAEKYERAQKMIAIAETVDGSIGVKSAAFSASENPVINLKSKNIMGVVVPKIEAQSVKKSLTNRGYGVLGTSAAIDEAADAFEELVECIILSAELETTMKRLLDEIESTKRRVNALEYKVIPELIDARNFIKMRLDEMEREELFRMKRSKGKSAARAAIAAALKAAET, translated from the coding sequence ATGGCGCTGAACGTGAAGCCTACCAGATCCGAGCTGATCGCCCTTAAAAAGCGTATCAAACTCTCGGAGCGGGGACATAAGCTTCTGAAAATGAAGCGCGACGGACTTATCCTTGAATTCTTCAAGGTATTAGCGGAAGCTAAAGATCTCAAAAATCAACTTGCCGAAAAATACGAACGTGCACAGAAAATGATTGCAATCGCAGAAACTGTGGATGGAAGTATCGGAGTGAAATCAGCGGCGTTTTCAGCATCTGAAAACCCGGTGATCAACCTCAAAAGCAAGAACATTATGGGAGTTGTTGTACCCAAGATCGAGGCCCAGAGTGTTAAGAAGTCTCTCACAAACCGCGGTTACGGCGTTCTTGGAACGTCCGCCGCGATCGATGAGGCTGCTGACGCATTCGAGGAGTTAGTGGAGTGTATCATTCTCTCCGCCGAACTTGAGACGACTATGAAGCGCCTCTTAGACGAGATCGAAAGTACAAAGCGCCGTGTGAATGCCCTGGAATACAAGGTGATTCCGGAGTTGATCGATGCCCGCAACTTTATCAAGATGCGGCTCGACGAAATGGAACGTGAAGAACTGTTCCGTATGAAAAGATCAAAGGGAAAGTCTGCAGCAAGAGCCGCGATTGCAGCCGCCTTAAAGGCAGCTGAAACATAA
- a CDS encoding V-type ATP synthase subunit B: MKEYKTVSKVAGPLLFVQKTEPVSYEEQVSLVLADGTMKRGQVLDTSDDLVVVQCYESTTGLGRDTGVRFLGETFKMPVSKTMLGRILSGGGKPIDGGPAIIPDKRLDINGAAINPYARGTPRDFIQTGISTIDGTNTLVRGQKLPIFSSAGLPHNEIALQIARQAKVPGSTDEFAVVFAAMGITREEANYFMADFERTGALERAVVFLNLADDPAVERTVTPRLALTTAEYLAYELGYHVLVILTDMTNYCEALRQIGAAREEVPGRRGYPGYMYTDLASLYERAGIIKGLKGSVTQIPILTMPGDDITHPIPDLTGYITEGQIVISPELHRKGIYPPINVLPSLSRLMNLGIGKGMTRDDHKKVSDMMYSGYAEGVDLRGLVAIVGKDALSERDQKFLEFADAFENKFVRQGSDEDRTIAQTLDVGWGMFTQLPESELEKRIDRDLIKKYHSNYRK; this comes from the coding sequence ATGAAAGAATATAAGACAGTCTCTAAAGTTGCCGGACCTCTGCTCTTTGTTCAGAAGACAGAACCAGTCAGCTACGAAGAGCAGGTCAGCCTTGTTCTTGCCGACGGCACGATGAAACGTGGTCAGGTTCTTGATACCTCCGACGATTTAGTCGTTGTTCAGTGTTATGAGAGCACGACCGGTCTTGGTCGTGATACCGGTGTCCGTTTCCTTGGTGAAACGTTCAAGATGCCGGTCTCAAAGACCATGCTCGGACGTATCCTTTCCGGCGGTGGAAAACCCATCGACGGCGGACCAGCTATCATCCCCGACAAACGTCTTGACATCAACGGAGCAGCAATCAATCCGTATGCACGTGGAACACCGAGAGATTTCATTCAGACCGGTATCTCCACCATCGACGGAACGAACACCCTTGTTCGTGGTCAGAAACTGCCGATCTTCTCGTCTGCCGGTTTACCGCACAACGAGATCGCTCTGCAGATCGCCCGTCAGGCAAAAGTTCCCGGATCCACCGACGAGTTCGCTGTAGTATTTGCTGCAATGGGTATCACCCGTGAAGAAGCAAACTACTTCATGGCAGACTTCGAGAGGACCGGTGCACTTGAGCGTGCAGTCGTTTTCCTGAACCTTGCAGATGACCCCGCTGTCGAGCGTACGGTCACCCCGCGTCTTGCACTCACCACCGCAGAGTACCTTGCATACGAGCTTGGTTACCACGTGCTGGTTATCCTGACCGATATGACGAACTACTGTGAAGCACTTCGTCAGATCGGAGCAGCCCGCGAAGAAGTTCCGGGTCGCCGTGGATATCCAGGTTACATGTATACCGATCTTGCATCTCTCTACGAGCGTGCAGGTATCATCAAAGGTCTGAAAGGATCTGTTACCCAGATTCCGATCCTGACGATGCCCGGTGATGATATCACCCACCCGATCCCCGATCTTACCGGATATATTACGGAAGGACAGATCGTTATTTCCCCGGAGTTACACCGTAAAGGTATCTACCCGCCAATTAACGTTCTGCCGTCTCTGTCACGTCTGATGAACCTCGGTATCGGTAAAGGCATGACCCGTGACGATCACAAGAAGGTCTCTGATATGATGTATTCCGGTTACGCAGAAGGTGTCGATCTCCGCGGCCTAGTGGCCATTGTCGGAAAAGACGCACTCTCAGAGCGCGACCAGAAATTCTTAGAGTTCGCCGATGCATTCGAGAATAAGTTCGTTCGTCAGGGATCTGACGAGGACAGAACCATTGCCCAGACACTCGATGTCGGATGGGGTATGTTCACCCAGCTCCCGGAGAGCGAACTTGAGAAGCGTATCGACCGTGACCTGATCAAGAAGTACCACTCGAACTACAGGAAGTGA